A genomic stretch from Polyodon spathula isolate WHYD16114869_AA unplaced genomic scaffold, ASM1765450v1 scaffolds_3244, whole genome shotgun sequence includes:
- the LOC121311515 gene encoding E3 ubiquitin/ISG15 ligase TRIM25-like, whose translation MASNLWSEDQFSCPVCLELLKDPVTIPCGHSYCMGCIKNCWDQTDHTGVYSCPQCRKTFIPRPDLGRNTMLAEVVEELKKTGLNPPPAQSYAGPGDVPCDFCTGRKFKAVKSCLTCLASYCETHVKPHYEGAAFKRHKLVNAFGNLEQKLCAEHQRLCEVFCRTDQTCICLLCTQDKHKSHDTVSAEKERTKKQVRV comes from the coding sequence TCAGCTGTCCAGTGTGTCTGGAGCTATTGAAGGACCCAGTCACTATTCCATGtggacacagttactgtatgggGTGTATTAAGAACTGCTGGGATCAGACTGATCATACAGGTGTCTACAGCTGCCCCCAGTGCAGAAAGACTTTTATCCCAAGGCCTGATCTGGGCAGAAACACCATGCTGGCCGAAGTTGTGGAGGAATTAAAGAAGACAGGACtcaatcctcctcctgctcaaagTTATGCTGGACCTGGAGATGTGCCGTGTGATTTCTGCACTGGGAGAAAGTTCAaagctgtgaaatcctgtttgacgtgcctggcctcttactgtgaaacacacgtcAAGCCACACTATGAGGGGGCTGCTTTCAAGAGGCACAAGCTGGTCAATGCATTtggaaatctggagcagaagcTTTGTGCTGAACACCAACGATTATGTGAGGTCTTCTGTAGAACCGATCAGACGTGTATTTGCTTGTTGTGTACACAAGATAAACACAAGAGCCACGATACAGTCTCAGCTGAGAAAGAAAGGACTAAGAAACAGGTAAGGGTTTGA